In Rhododendron vialii isolate Sample 1 chromosome 9a, ASM3025357v1, the following are encoded in one genomic region:
- the LOC131301311 gene encoding uncharacterized protein LOC131301311, with the protein MANGFVPLTDEELSCTVFGPFSGYVRGLGHGPKPSLTKSGQASRAQLIRDVEEAKEEATAVHKKCEEALVEATQARTNAEQLAETMANMQSQLNFLLQQNGRNMPSNDANCSTNDGDLFVDENAMEY; encoded by the exons ATGGCAAATGGATTTGTTCCTTTGACAGATGAGGAGCTCTCATGTACAGTCTTTGGACCCTTTTCAGGATACGTACGTGGTTTAGGACATGGTCCCAAGCCTAGCCTAACAAAATCTGGCCAAGCTTCTCGGGCGCAACTTATAAGAGATGTTGAAGAGGCTAAAGAAGAAGCTACAGCAGTGCATAAGAAGTGTGAGGAAGCTCTAGTTGAAGCAACACAAGCTCGTACAAATGCTGAGCAACTAGCAGAAACCATGGCTAACATGCAATCCCAATTAAATTTCTTGTTACAGCAAAATGGTCGCAACATGCCTTCCAATGATGCTA ATTGCTCAACGAATGATGGTGATCTTTTTGTGGATGAAAATGCAATGGAGTACTAG